A section of the Drosophila subobscura isolate 14011-0131.10 chromosome A, UCBerk_Dsub_1.0, whole genome shotgun sequence genome encodes:
- the LOC117890316 gene encoding mitochondrial ribonuclease P catalytic subunit — protein MYNIRLLRQLRWPGGPHRLMASQHKRPHLLGSSDQLEQLKSNYFERRQELSGDEWHSVRHSLIEGYKHINGHNVDAVILGVCSGPQQLPLAKNYVDYLRSTGAGPNAATLGRLLRVYNAAYHTRPLSEAEQRDILQICDSLQAAHETLDATSCEQLIHGLVATTDHWQRALPLLEMMKVTSTPSVSAYSALTEKAFGQSDQTELAWRLLEEMVLARKQPKCEVYLALLNRLAQEPATASVQLERLLQFLERHSILVTQKVAERLLQLGELLPQQLRVTSSRLGPLGKCLECRQHLQPVAISEEQFRQLSECFLEKVLIRGDVFQKSTPEEVLRFKQYVEKTAPYDCVIDGLNVAYSTGAKKAPQQLAKLLATVVRHFKERNKRVLVLGREHMRKWSKTAMHYVQNNASLFLTNNLSHDDPFLLYATLISGQETDFFSRDLMRTHAFLLGAELKPIFRRWQQEHQFSLVTQTQTGRIIVKEPIRHRLCVHKAKAGAWHVPYCEAYTPNPTDSFEVPEHWLCLSLKT, from the exons ATGTATAACATACgactgctgcggcagctgcgatGGCCTGGGGGCCCCCACCGCCTGATGGCCAGCCAGCATAAGCGGCCCCATCTGCTGGGCAGCTCCGACCAGCTCGAGCAGCTGAAGAGCAACTACTTCGAAAGGCGTCAGGAGCTGAGCGGCGATGAGTGGCACAGCGTGCGGCACTCGCTAATCGAGGGCTACAAGCACATCAATGGCCACAACGTGGACGCCGTCATCCTGGGCGTGTGCAGCGggccacagcagctgccgctggccaagaACTACGTGGATTACCTCAGGAGCACGGGTGCCGGACCCAATGCGGCCACCCTGGGCCGCCTGCTGCGCGTCTACAATGCGGCCTATCACACACGTCCGCTCAGCGAGGCGGAGCAGCGGGACATACTCCAAATCTGCGACTCGCTGCAGGCCGCCCACGAGACTCTGGACGCCACCAGCTGCGAGCAGTTGATCCACGGCCTGGTGGCCACCACAGACCACTGGCAGCGtgccctgccactgctcgAGATGATGAAGGTGACCAGCACGCCCAGCGTATCCGCCTACAGTGCCCTGACTGAAAAGGCCTTCGGGCAGAGCGACCAGACGGAGCTGGCCTGGCGCCTGCTCGAGGAAATGGTCCTGGCCCGCAAGCAGCCCAAGTGCGAGGTGTACCTGGCCCTGCTCAACCGCCTCGCCCAGGAGCCAGCTACCGCCAGCGTCCAACTGGAGCGTCTGCTGCAGTTCCTGGAGCGCCACAGCATCCTCGTCACCCAAAAGGTGGCCGAACGGCTGCTCCAGCTGGgcgagctgctgccacaacagcTGCGTGTGACCAGCAGCCGACTGGGGCCGTTGGGCAAGTGCCTGGAGTGCCGGCAGCATCTGCAGCCGGTGGCCATCAGCGAAGAGCAGTTCCGTCAGCTGAGCGAATGCTTCCTGGAGAAGGTGCTCATTCGGGGCGATGTGTTCCAGAAGTCCACGCCCGAGGAGGTTCTGCGCTTCAAGCAGTACGTGGAGAAGACCGCACCCTACGACTGTGTGATCGATGGCCTCAATGTGGCCTACTCAACGGGCGCCAAGAAGGCGCCACAGCAGCTGGCAAAGCTGCTCGCGACCGTGGTGCGGCACTTCAAGGAGCGCAACAAGCGTGTGCTGGTCCTTGGACGCGAGCACATGCGCAAATGGTCCAAGACGGCCATGCACTATGTGCAGAACAATGCCAGCCTCTTCCTTACCAACAATCT GTCGCACGACGATCCGTTTCTGCTTTATGCAACGCTGATAAGCGGCCAGGAGACGGACTTCTTCTCCAGGGATCTGATGCGCACCCACGCCTTTCTGCTGGGCGCCGAACTGAAGCCCATCTTCCGAcgctggcagcaggagcatcagtTCTCGCTGGTAACCCAAACGCAAACGGGCAGGATCATTGTCAAGGAGCCCATACGGCATCGCCTGTGCGTTCACAAGGCAAAGGCTGGCGCCTGGCACGTGCCCTACTGCGAGGCGTACACCCCGAATCCCACCGACAGCTTTGAGGTGCCCGAGCACTGGTTGTGCCTCAGCCTTAAGACTTGA